The following proteins are encoded in a genomic region of Aerosakkonema funiforme FACHB-1375:
- a CDS encoding ATP-grasp domain-containing protein: protein MNVILTCAGRRNYLLKYFQAALGNRGKVFAGDVSIEAPTLQEADESFLLPPIYRSDYFDKLFDICQQKKVRLIIPLNDLELPSLAKQRDRFLAIGTIPAVSSPEVVDICFDKFATFKFLQNIGISAPKTYLSLASAREAIQKGEITFPVVVKPRWGSASIGIEYPQDEEDLELAYRFVKKSVMRSFLAEVSSSDPDRCILIQERLSGQEHGLDIINNLDGAYITTFVKRKLTMRAGETDRAITVENEELKQLGAKIGQKLGHIGNLDCDVIVGETGLCVLELNPRFGGGYPFSQIAGANIPAALIAWANGEEPDPSWLTVQANIAASKCDRLVTVRR from the coding sequence ATGAATGTCATCTTGACTTGTGCGGGACGCCGCAACTATCTGTTAAAATACTTCCAAGCAGCACTAGGAAATCGCGGAAAAGTATTTGCTGGCGATGTTAGCATAGAAGCACCGACATTACAAGAAGCTGATGAAAGTTTTTTGTTACCGCCGATCTATCGCAGCGATTACTTTGACAAACTCTTCGATATCTGTCAGCAAAAAAAGGTAAGATTAATCATACCTCTCAACGATTTAGAGTTGCCTTCTCTAGCAAAACAGCGCGATCGCTTTCTTGCTATAGGAACGATTCCCGCAGTTTCCTCTCCAGAAGTCGTCGATATTTGTTTCGATAAGTTTGCTACATTTAAATTTTTACAAAATATCGGAATTTCTGCACCCAAAACATATCTCTCCCTCGCGTCAGCACGAGAAGCTATTCAAAAAGGAGAAATAACTTTTCCAGTAGTAGTAAAACCACGCTGGGGAAGCGCATCAATTGGGATTGAATATCCCCAAGATGAGGAAGATTTGGAATTAGCTTATCGCTTTGTGAAAAAATCGGTAATGAGATCCTTCTTAGCAGAAGTAAGCTCATCCGATCCAGATCGGTGTATCTTAATTCAAGAACGATTAAGCGGACAAGAACACGGTCTGGATATTATCAATAACTTAGACGGCGCATATATTACTACTTTTGTCAAGCGCAAGTTGACCATGCGAGCCGGAGAAACCGATCGAGCCATCACAGTCGAAAACGAGGAACTGAAACAGCTAGGTGCGAAAATAGGTCAAAAACTGGGACACATCGGCAACCTAGACTGCGATGTAATTGTGGGTGAAACAGGTTTGTGCGTGCTAGAATTGAACCCGCGTTTCGGTGGGGGATATCCATTTTCTCAAATAGCAGGGGCAAATATTCCGGCAGCGTTAATCGCTTGGGCCAATGGAGAAGAACCCGATCCGAGTTGGCTAACAGTGCAAGCAAATATCGCTGCTTCCAAATGCGATCGACTGGTGACTGTTCGCAGGTAA
- a CDS encoding alanine racemase, with protein MAISWQTLHKLEKEYGDSFFIVDIGQFQTNYKEFLQAFRAFYPHTNLGYSYKTNYIPKLCQTVHSMGGYAEVVSQMEYDLAIRIGVPPTRIIFNGPLKQQEDLENAILAGSTVNLDCLEEVEMVEALANRLPEHKIAVGLRCNFDIGTSRISRFGFDVAAGELDKAFQRLTALNNCAVEGLHCHISTAERSTESYARRTQKIIELTDYYFKERQPRFIDIGGGFYGKMTEDLKSQFNGYIPNYQEYAAAVAPQLKAKYPDNSGPELIIEPGVAVVSDVLKFAAKVVGLKTVRSRQIALVVGSIHNVKPTGTDKNLSMRVYRNDENNGQRKLAAPVDIVGYTCMEHDCLYKDYPGEIGIGDYAVFENMGAYTVVFKPPFIRPNPPIISYDPLLNEDTLIRRRETSQDVFSTYIL; from the coding sequence ATGGCAATTTCTTGGCAAACGCTTCACAAGTTAGAAAAAGAATACGGCGATTCTTTTTTTATTGTAGATATCGGGCAATTTCAAACTAACTATAAAGAATTTCTTCAGGCTTTTCGTGCATTTTATCCTCATACCAACCTGGGTTATTCTTACAAAACTAATTACATTCCCAAGCTATGCCAAACCGTGCATTCTATGGGAGGTTATGCAGAAGTTGTTTCCCAAATGGAGTACGATCTAGCAATTCGTATCGGCGTACCTCCCACCAGAATAATTTTTAATGGCCCGCTGAAACAGCAAGAAGACCTAGAAAACGCTATTTTAGCTGGTTCTACAGTCAACTTGGACTGCTTGGAAGAAGTAGAGATGGTCGAAGCTTTGGCAAACAGATTGCCAGAACATAAAATAGCTGTTGGCTTAAGATGTAATTTCGATATTGGTACCAGTCGCATATCGCGATTTGGTTTTGATGTAGCAGCAGGCGAACTGGATAAAGCTTTCCAAAGATTGACAGCATTAAATAATTGTGCTGTAGAGGGATTGCACTGCCATATTTCTACGGCGGAAAGAAGTACCGAATCTTACGCTCGTCGCACTCAGAAAATTATAGAACTAACTGACTATTATTTCAAGGAGAGACAGCCAAGATTTATTGATATTGGCGGTGGTTTCTACGGCAAAATGACCGAGGATTTAAAAAGTCAATTTAATGGCTATATTCCCAACTATCAGGAATACGCCGCAGCAGTTGCGCCGCAATTAAAAGCCAAATATCCCGATAATTCTGGCCCGGAATTAATTATTGAACCCGGTGTAGCTGTTGTATCCGATGTGTTGAAATTTGCGGCGAAAGTTGTGGGGTTAAAAACAGTGCGATCGCGTCAAATTGCCCTAGTAGTCGGTAGCATCCACAACGTTAAACCAACCGGGACAGATAAAAATTTGTCAATGCGAGTTTATAGGAATGATGAAAATAACGGTCAAAGAAAACTCGCCGCCCCAGTAGATATAGTCGGATATACTTGTATGGAACACGATTGTTTATATAAGGACTATCCTGGCGAAATTGGCATAGGAGATTATGCAGTTTTTGAGAATATGGGTGCTTATACTGTCGTCTTCAAACCGCCATTTATTCGTCCAAATCCACCCATTATTAGCTATGACCCGCTCCTCAACGAGGATACCCTAATCAGGCGGCGAGAAACTTCTCAGGATGTGTTTTCTACTTATATCCTGTAA